One genomic window of Methyloceanibacter sp. wino2 includes the following:
- a CDS encoding hemolysin family protein, which produces MSTPAPERDREIESARTADDESSWFERLLQTFGLNDERDLRTLIESALVKSTSDALSPQERSMMLRILRFGTLTVEDVMVPRADIVSVDDSVSIEDLLRVFRKSEHSRVPVYRETLDDPRGMIHIRDLMSWITEEANGNDDGRIDLGKVDLTRTVGSIEIARELIYVPPSMSVLDLLLKMQTAQLHLALVVDEYGGTDGLVSIEDLVEEVVGDIADEHDVEDEPMLENDPVLGLVADARLPIEELDEYLGVDLVTDEQEEDIDTLGGVVFALAGRIPARGEVVSHPCGVEFEVLDADPRRIKRVRIHLPKGHVIPVEKSGATPSES; this is translated from the coding sequence ATGAGTACCCCCGCGCCAGAGCGCGATCGTGAAATAGAGTCGGCCCGCACGGCCGACGACGAGTCCTCCTGGTTCGAACGGCTGCTGCAGACGTTCGGGCTCAACGACGAACGAGACCTGCGCACCCTCATCGAGAGCGCCCTCGTCAAGAGCACCAGCGATGCGCTGAGCCCGCAGGAACGCAGCATGATGCTGCGTATACTGCGTTTCGGCACGCTGACCGTGGAGGACGTCATGGTCCCGCGCGCGGACATCGTCTCCGTGGACGACAGCGTGAGCATCGAGGATCTGTTGCGGGTGTTCCGGAAGTCCGAGCACAGCCGCGTTCCGGTCTATCGTGAGACCTTGGATGACCCGCGCGGCATGATTCATATCCGCGACCTGATGTCGTGGATCACCGAGGAAGCGAACGGCAACGATGACGGCCGCATCGACCTCGGCAAGGTCGACCTAACGCGCACCGTCGGCTCGATCGAAATCGCACGCGAGTTGATCTACGTGCCGCCGTCCATGTCCGTGCTCGACCTCCTGCTCAAGATGCAGACGGCGCAGCTTCATCTCGCGCTTGTCGTCGACGAGTACGGCGGCACGGACGGCCTCGTCTCGATCGAGGACCTGGTGGAAGAGGTCGTGGGCGACATCGCCGATGAGCACGACGTCGAAGACGAACCCATGCTGGAGAACGATCCGGTGCTTGGGCTTGTCGCGGACGCCCGGTTGCCAATCGAAGAGCTGGACGAGTATCTGGGCGTCGACCTCGTCACCGACGAACAGGAAGAGGATATCGACACGCTGGGCGGCGTGGTGTTTGCGCTCGCCGGCCGGATCCCCGCTCGCGGCGAGGTGGTGAGCCATCCGTGCGGCGTCGAGTTTGAGGTTCTGGACGCCGACCCGCGACGGATCAAACGCGTGCGCATCCATCTGCCCAAGGGGCATGTCATCCCCGTCGAGAAGAGCGGCGCAACGCCAAGCGAGTCTTGA
- the lnt gene encoding apolipoprotein N-acyltransferase: MAGPARIAAWTAGLTGLKRAATGIALGAISVLAFAPFHLWPILFVSLGGLVWLLDGSYRSGETRTARVLAAGLTGVWFGFGFFLTGLYWIAEAFLVEPWRHGWLIPFVMTAFPAGMALFFAGGCAFAMVLWREGPARIFALGLGLGLSELARGYVLTGLPWNLIGYGLLADPSLMQLAALFGVYAATVFAVLVFASPAAIWSGGGKPSRGSAALATLLLALVAASYVWGALRLADATDTPTNFRVRLVQANIDQAEKWRPENATRIFETYLEMTDRPGLEDVDVVVWPETALPFALDKSPDALAAIGDMLPDGTVLLVGSARWTERRNDNGILLARHAYNSLMAVDDEGQVVAVYDKIHLVPFGEYLPYQDFLESLGVMQMTGVRGGFSVGTGPRLMTVPGAPPALPLICYEIIFPNEVRAEASPPGGAERPGWMLNVTNDAWFGSSAGPYQHFYQARVRAVELGLPLVRVANTGVSAVVDPHGRVLAKIDLDKRAIRDVDVPTLGLITPYAVWGLWAEFLALGIALLGWLVCRIWTGPPRLTG, translated from the coding sequence GTGGCAGGGCCCGCGCGCATCGCGGCCTGGACGGCGGGGTTGACCGGCCTGAAACGCGCCGCCACGGGCATCGCGCTCGGGGCAATTTCAGTTCTCGCCTTCGCGCCGTTTCATCTGTGGCCCATCCTGTTCGTGAGCCTTGGCGGGCTCGTTTGGCTGCTCGACGGCAGCTACCGCAGCGGAGAAACGCGCACCGCACGCGTGCTTGCCGCCGGCCTGACGGGCGTCTGGTTCGGCTTCGGGTTCTTCCTCACGGGGCTCTATTGGATCGCCGAAGCTTTCCTGGTCGAGCCCTGGCGCCACGGCTGGTTGATCCCCTTCGTCATGACGGCATTCCCGGCCGGCATGGCCTTGTTCTTCGCGGGCGGCTGCGCGTTCGCCATGGTGCTGTGGCGCGAAGGCCCGGCTCGGATCTTCGCCCTGGGACTGGGGCTCGGACTTTCGGAACTCGCGCGCGGATACGTGCTGACGGGTCTTCCCTGGAACCTGATCGGTTACGGGCTCCTCGCTGACCCCTCTCTGATGCAGCTCGCCGCTCTCTTCGGCGTCTACGCCGCGACCGTGTTCGCGGTTCTGGTGTTCGCGTCCCCTGCGGCCATTTGGAGCGGTGGCGGCAAACCCAGCCGCGGGTCGGCCGCTCTGGCCACCCTCCTCCTGGCACTGGTCGCTGCATCCTATGTCTGGGGCGCATTGCGCCTCGCAGACGCGACCGACACGCCTACGAACTTTCGCGTCCGCCTCGTACAGGCCAATATCGACCAAGCCGAGAAATGGCGGCCCGAGAACGCCACCCGGATCTTCGAGACCTATCTCGAAATGACCGACCGGCCGGGACTCGAGGACGTCGACGTCGTGGTCTGGCCGGAAACGGCCCTGCCTTTCGCGCTCGACAAATCTCCAGACGCACTCGCCGCGATCGGAGACATGCTGCCCGACGGGACGGTCCTGCTGGTTGGAAGCGCACGCTGGACGGAACGGCGCAACGACAACGGAATTCTTCTCGCCCGCCACGCCTACAACAGCCTCATGGCCGTGGACGATGAGGGGCAGGTCGTCGCCGTTTACGACAAGATCCACCTGGTCCCCTTCGGCGAATATCTGCCTTACCAGGACTTCCTGGAGAGCCTCGGCGTCATGCAAATGACCGGTGTGCGCGGGGGCTTCAGCGTGGGAACAGGTCCCCGCCTAATGACGGTCCCCGGCGCGCCGCCGGCACTGCCGTTGATCTGCTATGAGATCATTTTTCCGAACGAGGTCCGTGCCGAAGCTTCCCCTCCTGGCGGCGCCGAACGTCCGGGCTGGATGCTCAACGTCACCAACGATGCGTGGTTCGGGTCGAGCGCGGGACCTTATCAGCACTTCTATCAGGCGCGCGTGCGCGCGGTGGAACTCGGGCTGCCTTTGGTGCGTGTCGCCAATACGGGCGTGTCGGCGGTCGTGGATCCTCACGGCCGCGTTCTTGCGAAGATCGATCTGGATAAGAGGGCCATCCGCGACGTCGACGTGCCCACTTTGGGCCTCATCACGCCCTATGCCGTATGGGGGTTGTGGGCGGAGTTTCTTGCCCTCGGAATCGCCTTATTGGGATGGCTTGTATGCCGCATCTGGACCGGGCCGCCGCGCTTGACGGGCTGA
- a CDS encoding helix-turn-helix domain-containing protein, producing the protein MAGKKPNPIDAHVGSRVRLRRMLLGMSQERLGDSMGLTFQQVQKYEKGANRIGASRLYHISKILGVPVGFFFEEAPNIEENAATPGMAEPESEAFILDFLNTREGLELNRAFTKIPDPKVRKSIVDLVRALIEPKDQK; encoded by the coding sequence ATGGCAGGGAAAAAACCCAATCCCATCGACGCCCATGTTGGCAGCCGAGTCCGGTTAAGGCGCATGCTTCTCGGCATGAGCCAGGAGCGCCTCGGCGATAGCATGGGGCTGACCTTTCAGCAGGTGCAAAAGTACGAGAAGGGCGCAAACCGTATCGGGGCGAGCCGCCTTTACCACATCTCGAAAATACTCGGCGTGCCCGTGGGGTTCTTCTTCGAGGAAGCTCCCAACATCGAAGAGAACGCGGCTACGCCCGGCATGGCGGAACCGGAATCCGAGGCCTTCATCCTCGACTTTCTGAATACGCGCGAAGGACTTGAGCTCAATCGCGCCTTCACCAAGATTCCCGATCCAAAGGTTCGCAAGAGCATCGTCGACCTCGTCCGGGCCCTGATCGAGCCGAAGGATCAGAAGTAG
- the metK gene encoding methionine adenosyltransferase produces the protein MARGNYLFTSESVSEGHPDKVCDRISDAVVDLYLAADPLSRVACETLVTTNHIVLAGEVRGPESVTSEAIEAAARRAVREIGYEQKGFHWDLATFENLLHEQSADIAMGVDADADKEKDEGAGDQGIMFGYACRETDALMPAPIFYSHRILHEMAKARHAGRTPELGPDAKSQVTLVYENGMPVRADSVVVSTQHDEKATTEQVEAIVRGVVDEVLPKGWVDGKTKFYVNPTGRFVIGGPDGDAGLTGRKIIVDTYGGAAPHGGGAFSGKDPTKVDRSAAYASRYLAKNVVAAGLADKCTLQVSYAIGVSQPLSLYADLHGTGKVAEDKLENALREVMDLSPRGIREHLGLSRPIYERTAAYGHFGRTPENDGGFSWERVDLADPIRGALS, from the coding sequence GTGGCCCGAGGAAACTACCTCTTTACGAGCGAATCCGTGTCCGAAGGACATCCGGACAAGGTTTGCGACCGCATCTCCGACGCCGTGGTCGATTTGTATCTTGCTGCCGATCCGCTCTCGCGGGTGGCCTGCGAGACACTTGTCACCACCAATCATATCGTCCTTGCGGGCGAGGTCCGGGGCCCGGAGAGCGTGACCAGCGAAGCCATCGAAGCGGCGGCGCGGCGCGCAGTTCGGGAGATCGGCTACGAGCAGAAAGGCTTCCACTGGGACCTCGCCACGTTCGAAAACCTCCTGCACGAGCAGTCCGCCGATATCGCCATGGGCGTGGACGCCGATGCCGATAAGGAAAAGGACGAGGGCGCCGGCGACCAGGGCATCATGTTCGGCTATGCCTGCCGCGAGACGGACGCGCTGATGCCCGCGCCGATCTTCTATTCCCATCGCATCCTTCACGAGATGGCCAAAGCCCGTCACGCGGGCCGCACGCCGGAACTCGGTCCCGATGCCAAGAGCCAGGTGACGCTGGTCTATGAGAACGGCATGCCTGTCCGCGCCGATTCCGTCGTGGTCTCCACTCAGCACGACGAGAAAGCCACAACGGAACAGGTCGAAGCGATCGTCCGCGGCGTGGTGGACGAAGTCCTTCCCAAGGGCTGGGTCGACGGCAAGACGAAGTTCTACGTGAACCCGACCGGCCGTTTCGTCATCGGCGGCCCCGACGGCGATGCCGGACTGACCGGCCGCAAGATCATTGTCGACACGTATGGCGGTGCGGCCCCGCATGGCGGCGGCGCCTTTTCCGGCAAGGACCCGACCAAGGTCGACCGTTCGGCGGCTTACGCCTCCCGGTACCTCGCCAAGAACGTTGTCGCGGCGGGACTTGCCGACAAGTGCACCTTGCAGGTGTCCTACGCCATCGGCGTGTCGCAGCCTTTGTCGCTCTATGCGGATCTGCATGGGACGGGAAAGGTCGCCGAAGACAAGCTCGAGAACGCCCTGCGCGAGGTGATGGATCTCAGCCCGCGCGGTATCCGCGAGCATCTCGGCCTCAGCCGGCCGATCTACGAGCGCACCGCCGCCTACGGCCATTTCGGCCGGACGCCGGAAAACGACGGCGGCTTCTCCTGGGAGCGCGTCGACCTGGCCGACCCGATTCGCGGCGCGCTCAGCTAA
- a CDS encoding tRNA (guanosine(46)-N(7))-methyltransferase TrmB: MLGTQREMTTETRDGGDARPLRSYGRRKGKRLTARKATLVADLLPQLRPDLSHPAPNDVRTLFDRPLREAWLEIGFGGGEHLLWQARANPDIGLIGCEPFLNGVASLLGGIDDHGINTIRIHDGDARDLIAWLPDASISRAFILFPDPWPKKRQAKRRLLTPPLVRSLARILRAGGELRFASDDMNYVRAALATIGRDGDFAWTARRANDWRERPADWPETRYERKALSEGRKPSYLCFRRR, from the coding sequence ATGCTTGGCACGCAGCGTGAGATGACGACGGAGACACGAGACGGCGGCGACGCGCGCCCGCTCCGCTCCTATGGACGGCGCAAGGGCAAACGGCTGACCGCCCGCAAGGCAACGCTCGTCGCCGATCTTCTGCCGCAGCTGCGTCCTGACCTCTCACACCCGGCCCCCAACGATGTGCGGACGTTGTTCGATCGCCCGTTGCGCGAGGCCTGGCTCGAAATAGGCTTTGGCGGCGGGGAGCACCTCCTCTGGCAGGCGCGCGCGAACCCGGACATCGGCCTTATCGGCTGCGAGCCCTTCCTCAACGGCGTTGCCAGCCTACTCGGGGGCATCGACGATCACGGCATCAACACGATCCGCATCCATGACGGCGACGCGCGCGACCTCATCGCCTGGCTGCCCGACGCGTCGATCTCCCGCGCCTTCATTCTGTTCCCGGACCCCTGGCCGAAGAAACGCCAGGCCAAACGGCGGCTGCTGACGCCGCCACTCGTCCGGTCCCTCGCCCGCATCCTCCGTGCCGGGGGAGAGCTGCGGTTTGCCAGCGACGATATGAACTATGTGCGCGCGGCGCTGGCCACGATCGGCCGCGATGGGGATTTTGCTTGGACCGCGCGCCGCGCCAACGACTGGCGGGAGCGGCCCGCGGACTGGCCGGAAACCCGCTACGAGCGCAAGGCATTGAGCGAGGGCCGGAAGCCGTCCTATCTTTGCTTTCGCCGTCGCTGA
- a CDS encoding lysozyme inhibitor LprI family protein has product MRTVLLIVLALVLPSLAAALPAHAADIESTCYTDCESQTTSNPEYKACLSRKADASDTALNEAYGTLKSAIRRHADVMGQKPDLQLEALTAAQMKWMAYRDSNCTFEDELAFGATSIGGNYSACLCSLSLARAADFARIKRQLLSE; this is encoded by the coding sequence ATGCGGACCGTCCTTCTCATCGTGCTGGCACTCGTGCTGCCGAGCCTTGCCGCGGCATTGCCCGCGCACGCGGCCGACATCGAATCCACCTGCTACACGGACTGCGAATCCCAGACGACCTCGAACCCGGAATACAAGGCGTGCCTGTCCCGCAAAGCCGATGCTTCGGATACTGCTCTCAACGAGGCCTACGGCACGCTCAAATCGGCCATTCGGCGGCACGCGGATGTCATGGGGCAGAAACCCGACCTCCAACTAGAGGCGCTCACGGCGGCCCAGATGAAGTGGATGGCCTATCGCGACTCCAACTGCACCTTCGAGGACGAACTCGCGTTCGGTGCCACGTCGATCGGGGGAAACTACTCGGCCTGCCTGTGCTCCTTGAGTCTGGCGCGCGCGGCCGATTTTGCCCGCATCAAGCGCCAGCTCCTGTCCGAATAA
- the rimP gene encoding ribosome maturation factor RimP codes for MSSVAADEDRRFVRETGQERAVADLAEPVLDELGFRLVRIKISGRDGGTVQIMAERPDGQMSVDDCATISRRLSPVLDAYDPMPETYHLEVSSPGIDRPLVRPSDFATWVGHDAKVELKEAVDGRKRFKGRIEDVVDDEVHLKVELEGNPEPMIIGLPFSLIGEAKLTIDADTLRADLSGGDAAH; via the coding sequence ATGTCGAGCGTTGCTGCAGACGAGGATCGCCGCTTTGTCCGGGAGACCGGGCAGGAGCGCGCTGTTGCGGACCTCGCCGAACCTGTCCTGGACGAACTTGGTTTCCGTCTTGTGCGGATCAAGATTTCGGGGCGTGACGGCGGCACGGTGCAGATTATGGCCGAGCGGCCGGACGGACAGATGAGTGTGGACGATTGCGCGACGATCAGCCGGCGCCTGTCTCCCGTACTCGATGCCTACGACCCGATGCCTGAGACATACCACCTGGAGGTTTCCTCGCCCGGTATCGATCGGCCTCTGGTCCGCCCGAGCGATTTCGCCACCTGGGTGGGGCATGACGCGAAGGTCGAGCTGAAAGAGGCCGTCGACGGCCGCAAACGGTTCAAAGGCCGGATCGAGGATGTGGTCGACGACGAAGTGCATTTGAAGGTCGAGCTGGAAGGCAATCCGGAGCCGATGATCATCGGCCTGCCCTTCTCGCTCATCGGCGAAGCGAAGCTGACCATCGACGCGGACACGCTTCGTGCAGATCTTTCGGGTGGCGACGCCGCCCATTGA